The region ACGAATGAAGAAGCTTCCCACTTGATATGTTGGACTTTGGAACATTATAAATAGGCGACATGCTTCATTTTCCAAGGCATCCAAGCTTAACACAATCTTAAGCACTAGAATTACCGATCAAAGTTATAACtcgtcacatcgaggggttataGCACCAAAGAGCATTGAGTTTGTACGAAGTTTGGAGCACTTTACTTTCCTGTATTTTAATCTTGTTGCCATTTATATTTCTTTACAAGTCTTCAGCAATTTATTTTGTATCAGATTCAAGCCTCCGTTCAGAGTAGTTTTTTATTATATTTTGCATTTTAttactgctttatttatttaCCCGCACTTTACTTTCCTCACCTCACACTACCTTTTTTATTTCCATGACTTCTTTCTCACACCGTATTATTTTCAATTACCTTTAAAAAATGTTTACTTCTAAGTTTCAAACTTATGTTTTCATGTTTGTCATAAGCATGTCCAGCTAATTTATTGATGTTGGGATGTGAGGACCTCCACTTGATGGTACTCTAACTGTTGTTTCTTTAGGATTTCAATTATGGGCTGTTTTGGTTTTAATACAATCTTTTTGGACTCAATTTAATTGGTCACTATGAAAGTAGAGCCGTGAAAATAACaggtaagatcgaaagccgtcctACATTAAAGAATAAGATTGGTTTGTTTTTTATTAATGAATACCGTGAAAGCACCTTATTAATTAACTAGGAAAGTCTAATATTTATAGTAGGAGGTTTTAAGACTATTTGCAGACGCGTTTATAGGTTTAGGATCTGGTTACCAGAGCGAAAGCTTGGGACCCTTTTAAGTTAAATTTTCCAACCAATATTACTTTTAAACTGAGTAAAGAGTCTGGTTTATTAAAATATGATTTACTACTTTAACGCAATCAGCGTTGGTCACACGTGACAGTTGACACTATAAATTAGAGAGTCAAATCTAGTCCTGAATAtgcgaaagcgacaattcctaTTCATGTTACattcttttcaaagtagaaaatattgcccTGTACAATGATCCTATTTAGAAGCAATCAAGAGTACTATTGTTTGATGAGAGCCACATTCCAGTATTATTTGTCTGAATTTATTATAGTAATTTATTTCATCTCTCATTTGCTTAATTCATTCGCCTTAGATAAACACTACTAGAAAAACTGTTTTTAGCGTCGGCCATTTACAGACGCTAACGGTGAAAAAACAGACACTAATATGTGGTTAGCGTCGGTTTAGCGTCGGTGTCGGGCCTTGAATAAAAGTTGCGAAGCTACTGTGTAACGTCGGCTAAAGATACACCGACGCTACGTAGCCTGGGGTAGACGGAGGCTAAAGCGGACACTAATGGAACCGACGCTATGTTGTTTCAGAATCAGGAAAAGtcgatattatgtttagcgtcCGTGTCACCGACACTAAAGTCAACAAAAAAAGTCAACAGATAGCGTCGTGTGACCGACACTAAAGTCAACATAGAAAAGTCAATATTATGTTTAGCGTCCGTGTCACCGACTCTAAAGTCAACAAAAAATGTCAACAGATAGCGTCCGTGTCACCGACACTAAAGTCAACATAGAAAAGTCTATACTAATATTTAGCCTTGCATACACCGACTCTAAAGTCAACAAAAAAGGACAATAACGGGTTGCAACATGACAACCTCACTCGAACAAATTTTTTCAATCCACAATATCATATTTATGGTAAAACATTTGGAAACAATTTTAAACATTCGTGAAAGTAACTACAAAAGTTCTACCCACATTAACTTTCAAAAAACATACACAAAAAGTAATCACATCCGAGATTAATTCATTCTACTAAAAGTACAAGATCAATCTTCATCTAATGATTGATCATCCAAATCGTCATCATAATGATGAGAATGTGATACAAAAGTTGAAGTGTCAAATTTCTTCATCATAAATTCCTTCCAAGCATTCATCTCCCTCTCCATCCTTTGTGCAGTCTCGGTAGCAGCTTTTGCAGCCTCGGTAGCAGCTCGCATTGCTTCGTTAGCCTCTTGTAATTGGGTCGTTGCAGCCTCGGCAATTTGTTCAGCTCTAATTCTAGCTGCTCTTTCAGCTTCTAATGACATCCCAAACATAGAGTGTTGAGGAGTTTGAGATTGTTGGGTAAAACTTTTTGATCCACGTTTTAGATTAATAGCTAAATCTGCAGCGCCATAAACCCGACCACGGTTACGGCCCCCAGCAGCCTCTGTCCATAGCTGATTTACACGCTCCCCATCTAACACCTGAACAACCTCTCCATTCCCTTCTTCAGTTGGCTGAAGTTCTGCATCAAACTTCTCTTTAAAAGTCTTCTGCATAACAAAACATTATAATGCTAAGTTAGTGCTCTGTTAACAGTTCAATAATCAAGTATTTCACCATTTCATATTAGCTTATATCCAAGTATTTCACCATTTCTATAACAGTTCAATAATCAAAATTTAACAGGTTCCATTTAACATTCAATTCGTAACCAATTTACACTTCATAGTCATAAACTAACATACTAACTTCCTAATAGTTTTTTGATGTCAATAACCAAACAAGCCAaactactttcatttatttccaACAATTCAAACCATGGTAGCCAAATTCTTTCCCTAATTGAAAGCCAATACTTTACTTCATTTTCTAACAACAACTGAAATAATAATTCAAACCACTCAAATGGTGAAGCATTTGGTTAATCAATTAACATTCAGTTCGGCTTCAAATTGCATTTGGTTCAGCCCAACATTGCAACTAAGGTTCAACATTAAACGAATTCACTGCAGCACCAGTCTGAAACACTTCCAAATCACATAGTTAGTAATAGTTAGTTTCCTAATTGATTTTTCAACCTGCGTTTCAATTTCATAAAAAACTGCAGCAAAAACAACTTAACCAAATTTGTTCAATCACATTCATTTCCTAATTGATTCAATAACTTCGTAATTCAATAAAATGCCAACAGTAATAACCATCCTATTTAATATTCAAATAAGTGTGACAATAATGCATAATCAAATAATATAAATGAGGTGGATTAATATAAGACACGTGTTTAGTGTTCAATGGACCACTCAATGTTCTCAGTGAGTTCCTACCAATCCGAATCCTCAATGAGAATTATAATTCATAACCACAGCTTTCTCTACTAACTTACCAAATAAATAGTGTGTGTGACTAGTGGATTAAATTGTAACCACAACTTACTCCATCAGTGTAGGAAAATGAAAGACTTACAAATATAATGTTGAAGCAAATTCGAATATGCAACAATATCTCACGTCTTGATTCATGTATATTCAACCAAACATAGCATGTTGTAGTTTAAATTTACAATCAAACAAACATTTACAAACCAGCAAATCCAAAACCATACAATAcaagaaaacaaaacaaaagaacATAACAGATTCATAATTCATGTTTTTCCTTCAATCCTAGCATAAGTCAAACCAGCACAAGCATCAACGAAATCCTCATCAATAAAATCAGTAGAAAAAACCTGAATCCTATCTGCATAACCTTTCTCAAAACACTGAGCAATAAACAATCTAGCATATCATCCTGATGAATTAACAGTAAAAATAGTTCGAATTAGTGGTTAGCATATGGTTAATTGAATGTTTGATTTCTGTTAGTGTTAGGAGTCGGATTAGTGAGTAATGTTGAGTTGTTAGCACGTCACTGTCAGTAGGTTGAAAAAGTAAGGAATATTTAACAGCAAGATAACACAAGCAGGAATTTCAAACTGATTGCAGGAATTTCAAACTGATATCAAACAGCACAGCAAATATTGATGCAGGAATTTCAAACTGATATCAAACAGCACAGCAAATATTGATGCAGGAATTTCAAACAAATATCAAACAGCACAGCAAACTGATTGCAGGAATTTCAAATTTACGAGAACTTACATAAGTAGATGCAGCACGACTGTCAACCCATTCACCATTTTTCCTCTTGTGTGTTTTTAAAAATAACTCATCGGGACGCAGATCCCTTTGAAGTTCACGTGACtacaaaaatcaaataatccaaTAATCAATACAGAATACGAGTAAAACTGTCAAGATATAAAGAATcttcataataataataatttgttaGGATTTTATTACTTACAAGTTGAAGTGCAACATCAATATGAGCCTTACGGCCTGTGGTGTGGACTGCTCCGCCTCTTGCGGAAGCTCGATTGGTCTTGTTTTGAGAAGACACAGCCAAAAACTCGGTCTTTTTCCAATAAGTTTGAAGTTCAACCCAAGCATCATCACCAATCCATGAAGGTCGAGTCCCTTTTCTCCTCGCCTTCCCCAACATGTCGTTTAATCgttttcttccttttttttcaAATGCGCTATAGACAAATGCATGATCGAAAGGATCCCACGAAACCTTCTcctaaaaataattaaaatcacaTAATTAATATTAATAACCAATTAGTTacttttttaaatataatttgaTCAACTTAAGTGACAAAAGTCAATAAATACTTACTCCAAACAACTTAAACCAATCAGCTTTCGTATCAGGATCGAGTGCAGACCAATGATGTATAGGTTTATAAAATTGTTTGCGTATCGCATAATTAATGGCACCAGCAACTTCTTTGGCAGGAACTAGCCTACAAAATACAATAATAAAACTACTAAGTAAACTGAAAGAAGCTTATTAGAGAATGATGTTCCCAAGTGGAACTTTAGTACTGTAAGCATATTTAGATTATGAGCTTTTACACCCAAAATCAATCTACATGTTCTGTTCCTCTGTATAGAATCATGCAATGGAGTTCCTAATGACCAATTATGATTATGACACATGTTACATTCTTGTGTTAATTATTCCAGTCCAAGACAGAACAATATTATTAATCACATTTAACTGTAGGGAAGCACTTAAAAAGCTGTAGTGTACGAATCCATAAAAGGTGAGATTCACAACAAGGTGGAAAATGCAGAGGATACACAATTTTACAGAAGCTTCTTTAGGCATGCAGAAAAGCCAAAATCAAAATGTGCAACATATAGTAAAGATTCCTGCACAAAATTAAATTATGAGAATATATATGACTTACCCAGTACCAGATGGTTTTATAATAACTTTCCCATTCTCATCTATTGTTGGCACAAGAGGGGTAATAGTTTCTTGACCCACCGCCTCATCCTCATCAGCATCCACATCTTCCTCCTCTGCCAAATTTGAAGGGCTAGCCATTGTTTGAAGGTTTATACTTTGAGGGCCAGCCATTGTTTGATGGCTTAAAGTTGGAGTAGGCATAAAACTGAAATTCTCAGAGGTAGTGGCATGAACAGGTACTACAGTTGGAGCTGGTGTTGGCATCGACGATGCAGCCTGCACAGACGATGCTGCCTGAGCTGGTGTTGGCATCGACGATGCAGCCTGCACGGACGATGCTGCCTGAGCTGGTGTTGGCATCAACGATGCAGCCTGCACACACGATTTTTTAGAAGCTGATGTTGGCATTGATGATGCAACCTGCACGGACGATGCTTCCTGAGCTGGTGTTGGCATCGACGATGCAGCCTGCACAGATGATTTTTTCGAAGCTGATGTCGGCATCGACGATGCAACCTGCACGGACGGTGCTGCCTGAGCTGGTGTTGGTGCCGATGATGCATCCTGCATAGACAATGTTGTTTGAGCAGGTTTCCTAACGATATGCTTCTTGTTAATTATGCGATTTCGTTCTTCTTGAAGTTTTCCTGGTGCTAATACCTTAGCTTTTCCACCTCTTTTAGTCATCTGTTGTCATAAAAATAAAAGCAGATAACAATCAACAATATTGAAATCCATTCTTGTATTAACCTTTGCATTAGAACAGTAAAAAAGTTTAATTGCAAACACATAGTTCAAATGCAAATGGCCGAAAATGGAGATATTAAGTTTCCTCCCTCTATTGCAAATTTACCTTCCTGAGTTTTTTTTCTCCTGCAACTGGGGGACAGTGTTAGGTTAGCAAATGAACTAAGGTGGAAGCTTTAGAATAAAAGCcttttatatattatttattatcTTACAAACATTATACATGTAAAACAACAACTTCTGTTACTGAAACACAAGAAAACAACTATAAAAAGGTACAATGATGCATGAATATCAATTCATGCCTTTTTGAGAGTAACCAAATCCATTGAAGCACCATAGGTTTTATTTATAGCCTCAGCACACCAACCTTGCGCATCATCAACCATCGGCATCCTCACTTGCATAAAAGGAACTGCAGGCGCCCGAGATCCAGGCATCACAACACCGGCTAAAACTGTCAGCACGTTTGCAGTATCTACATCCATGCACACACTGATATCAGGAACTCCTTTTGGTGCTGCAGGTATTCCGATTATCTTTAAATATCCCAACAAACCATCTCCCAAGTCTACATCGACCTGAACACTGATTTGAGACGAAAGCTGGTGAATTGCATCCTGGGCTGCAACTCGAAGCAATGCCATTGACTCGATTTGTTTGACCGCATGACTCttgaaaatattttcagaatCCGGTAATAGATGCCGCATCATATTCTGAAGCAAGTCTTCTCCGCCAACAGTACTTCCTGCCAAGGCTTTTATCTGGGATACTCCTCCGTCGGTAGCAGTCACAGCAACGTCGCAAAAACCAGCACCCATATTAAAAATGAGAGCAATTTTCTCACTTCCACTGCCCATAGATTCCTGAGAAGCTTTCAGTTGCTGCTGTCCATATAACATTGCCACTGCTGTTGGTTCAGGCATTAACCTGAGAATATGAAGACCAGCCATCGCACAAGCACGCTCTAGGCGGGTCAGCTGGAAACGACTGAACGAAACTGGAACGGTAAGCACTACATTTCTTATCGGTCGTTTCAGACGTGCTTCTGTCATTAGTCTTAACTCCACCAGAAATATCGCAAGAACTTCTTCTGGACTGGTGAATCTCCAGACATTGTTCACTAACAGTGTTCAATAATAGTGCTTATGTTGTCATAAAAGGATTTCAATAAAAGGAAAAGGTTGCAAAGTGGGAAACAGAAATGCAACCGAAAAAGGACAAAATAGAAAGTACTCAGAAGTCATCAGAAAACCCATTAATCAAGGAAATCTACAGTGTTCAAATATTCCATTATAGAAACCCTGTAATCAAATACAAAGGAATGCTGCTAACAAAGGATGGGTAAACAAAGAAAAAGTTCTCTACAGGGAAAAGATAAATGCACAACGACTTAATTTATCTTCATCAATGCCCTCTATCTGCTTCACTAGTAGAGCAATCAAAAATCTCTTCAAACACATCTAATTGTGACATGTCACGCAAACAAGATATTGCTTCAATTTCTACATTGGGTAGCGCCGGTAACATCCCATCAGATTGATAAGGTACTTCATCCTCTATGTTGTCAATCTCTACGCGACCCCTTGGTTTTGTGGTGATTGCCGCACACCATCCACGCATATCTCTACACATTTCTGGATATGGGACATAATACACTTGTCTTGCATTTTGCGCAAGGATGAAAGGATCATAAGGACGATAACGTTTATCCATCTTAATATCCACAGTTTTATATTGTGGGTGAACCTTTGTGCCCGTATTCCTTGTTGGATCAAACCATTCACAATAAAAAACTGGAATCTTATGCTTCAGACCAAAGTAATCTAGCTCAAAGATATGTTTGATTATTCCATAAAAATCAGTATTTCCTCCTTCTGCAAGACCTTTCACGTGCACACCACAATTGCTAGTTTTTCTACCTTTGCTCCATTCTTCAGTATGAAACTTGTACCCATTGATAAAATACATGTTCCATGATATGGCCATTGATGCAGGACTGCGAGACAAGGCAATTATATCTTGGTTAGTAACTCCATTTGTCTCCTCATTTACATATTTCTTCAGCCATATGGGAAACTCTATATGTATGCGCCCAGATGAATCTTCTATATCTAGAGAGTGGTTCTCTAAGAATATGCTGAAATAAATCACACGATTCATAAGTAAATATCTATTATGATATGCATCAATAATTTGATTGAATATATTATGATGCACACTTACTCAAGATATGGTTTAACCTCATCACAATTTATCAAGACATGCACATGTGAAGACTTCCATTCCTTATCAGATAGAAAATATTTTCGTGACTTCCCACTTGGTCGACCGCCACTTTGTAGAATGGACATTGTAGGTAGAATGTCATCATTGTCTAAATGAGGTTTGTTACTAAGATTTATGGTTGGCAACAAACGGAAAGAGTTGAAATAATGAGAGCAAAAGTAATTTGTCTCGCGATGTATATAATCACTGCATATGGAACCTTCAACTCTAGCCTTATTTGTCACTGCCCTCTTTGAGACTCCCATAAATCTGCACATTCAATCATTCCACGTTTATTAATTTATGATAAACATGCAATAACTTAATAAAATCAACCACAACAATTACCTTTCGAATGGATACATCCATCGGTACTGTACTGGACCACCTAGAATTGCTTCTTTGGCAAGATGGATTGGAAGATGCTCCATTGAGTCAAAGAAACCTGGTGGAAAAATCCTTTCCAACTTGCATATGATAATTGGAATATTCTCATCCAACTTAATTAAGTCGTCCATCCTCAATGTATTGCAACAAAGATCTTTAAAGAATCGACTTAGCTCAGTTAATGGTTTCCAAACCAAATCTGGCAATGAATGGAATGCAATTGGGAGTAAACATTCCATGAAAACATGACAATCATGGCTCTTCATCCCATGCACCGTACCCTTTTCTACATTCGCACACCTACTGAGGTTTGAAGCATAGCCATCTGGCATTCTCAATTCCTTAAGCCATTTACAAACCAACTTGGCTTCAGATTTGGTTAGAGTGTAACTAGCCTTTGGTTTACCATTCTTTCCGTTTTCTAAGGGTTGGAGCTCCAAGTCCCCGCGAAAGCATAATTTAGCCAAGTCTTCTCTTGCCTTTTCATTATCCTTTGTTTTATCCTTAACATTCATGACAGTATTAAATATATTATCGAAGACGTTTTTTTCTATGTGCATCACATCGAGGTTATGCCTTAACAAATTATCCTTCCAATATGGGAGATCCCAAAAAATACTTCGCTTTTTCCAATTGTGATCCACTCCATACCCTTCGAATTCTTTCCATTTCGCCTCCCATCCAATTTCAGTAACTTTTGGAAAATTACTTATTACCGCCCATATATCTTTCCCTGTGGAAATGGGAGGTGGCTCATTGGTCACAACCCTATTTTTTAGGAAACTTCTTTTACTCCTTCTGAAGGAGTGATTAGATGGCA is a window of Lathyrus oleraceus cultivar Zhongwan6 chromosome 6, CAAS_Psat_ZW6_1.0, whole genome shotgun sequence DNA encoding:
- the LOC127095882 gene encoding uncharacterized protein LOC127095882, with translation MTKRGGKAKVLAPGKLQEERNRIINKKHIVRKPAQTTLSMQDASSAPTPAQAAPSVQVASSMPTSASKKSSVQAASSMPTPAQEASSVQVASSMPTSASKKSCVQAASLMPTPAQAASSVQAASSMPTPAQAASSVQAASSMPTPAPTVVPVHATTSENFSFMPTPTLSHQTMAGPQSINLQTMASPSNLAEEEDVDADEDEAVGQETITPLVPTIDENGKVIIKPSGTGLVPAKEVAGAINYAIRKQFYKPIHHWSALDPDTKADWFKLFGEKVSWDPFDHAFVYSAFEKKGRKRLNDMLGKARRKGTRPSWIGDDAWVELQTYWKKTEFLAVSSQNKTNRASARGGAVHTTGRKAHIDVALQLSRELQRDLRPDELFLKTHKRKNGEWVDSRAASTYKTFKEKFDAELQPTEEGNGEVVQVLDGERVNQLWTEAAGGRNRGRVYGAADLAINLKRGSKSFTQQSQTPQHSMFGMSLEAERAARIRAEQIAEAATTQLQEANEAMRAATEAAKAATETAQRMEREMNAWKEFMMKKFDTSTFVSHSHHYDDDLDDQSLDED